A region of the Acidobacteriota bacterium genome:
GCGGAACACCTCCCGGCCAGCACGCCGACCCCGCTGCGAGCCCGCACCGCCTCCCCCCAGGATAGACGGCCCTCCGGGAAGATGGCGACCGCATCACCCGCCCACAGGGCCTCGACAGCCCGATCGAGGGCCGCGGAGTCCCCGGTGCCCCGCGTCACGGGAAGTTGTTGAAGGGCATTCAGCGCCGGTCCAAGGCCCGGCACGTGCCACAGGTTGGCGCGCGCGAGGAAACGCACCCGGCGCCTGGGCCTGATGGCGAGCCCGACCAGAACCGGATCCCACTGGCTGTCGTGGTTGGGCACCACGAGCAGCGGGCCAGTCTCAGGCACGTGTTCGAGCCCTTCGACTCGAAGCCTCCCCCACCAGCCAATCGGGCGGAGCATTGACGCAATCAGGTCGTAGAACATGGTGTCACAGGCCGCGCAGGTACTCTGGCTTTATCGGCAACTGCCCGGCGAGCGCGGCATCCAGATAGCCGAGCATCTTTGCCTTCGCCTGCGGCATCCGTCCCGTCATTGGCAGGTAGTTGCTGGCATGGTTGCAGGTGAAATACGTCTGGCAATCGAGCGCCTCCACAAACGCCTTGATCTCCTCGATCGAGCCGCGCGGTGACGGCAGATCCGCTTGCCCTGAGGCAATCCGTTCGTAGAGCGCCGTGCCTGGAACCGGCGTATACGTCAGCAGCGCAGTGAACCCGGGCGCCATCTCGTTGATCGCTTCCGCCGATCGCCGCGCATGTTCCAAGCTCCGCTCGACTCCGGCCAGGCCGATAAGGACCATCACGGAGGTGGTCATCCCCGCGCGACGGGCCCGCTTCACGGCCTCCACGATCTGGCCGGGCGGCGCTCCCTTGTCGATCGCGGCCAGCGTCTCCGGGTCACCGCTCTCGAGCCCCATGTAGAGCATCCTGAGTTTTCTGTTCCTCAACTCAACCAGTTCTTCATCGGTCTTGGTCAGCACATCGCGTGCGTTCGCATAGATGCCGACGCGTTGCAAGTTCGGAAAGGCGTCGTTGAGCAGGTCGAGGATCGCAATCAACCGGCGGGTCGA
Encoded here:
- a CDS encoding radical SAM protein translates to MIPSCEPPVFRPPSEAESLILQITIGCSHNRCTFCGMYTTKRFRTRTADEIRADIDESLAMFGPGVRRVFLADGDAMCLSTRRLIAILDLLNDAFPNLQRVGIYANARDVLTKTDEELVELRNRKLRMLYMGLESGDPETLAAIDKGAPPGQIVEAVKRARRAGMTTSVMVLIGLAGVERSLEHARRSAEAINEMAPGFTALLTYTPVPGTALYERIASGQADLPSPRGSIEEIKAFVEALDCQTYFTCNHASNYLPMTGRMPQAKAKMLGYLDAALAGQLPIKPEYLRGL
- a CDS encoding lysophospholipid acyltransferase family protein; amino-acid sequence: MFYDLIASMLRPIGWWGRLRVEGLEHVPETGPLLVVPNHDSQWDPVLVGLAIRPRRRVRFLARANLWHVPGLGPALNALQQLPVTRGTGDSAALDRAVEALWAGDAVAIFPEGRLSWGEAVRARSGVGVLAGRCSAARVVLCAVEGTTAYVRWPRRPRVTVRFMAPASGQPRPGEDPAALAARLLQDLRDRVPVTPAGRRAIVGGPPRVRQAMERRRLAPRAGD